In Flavobacterium gelatinilyticum, a genomic segment contains:
- the odhB gene encoding 2-oxoglutarate dehydrogenase complex dihydrolipoyllysine-residue succinyltransferase, translating into MILEMKVPSPGESIKEVEIATWLVKDGDYVEKDQAIAEVDSDKATLELPAEMSGVITLKAEEGDTVAVGAVVCLIDTDAAKPAGSAAPAAEAPKAEAPKAEVKTEAPKAEAVQAPAATSYAAGTPSPAARKILDEKNIAPSTVTGTGKGGRITKDDAVNAVPSMGTPTGGNRGTERTKLSMLRRKVAERLVSAKNETAMLTTFNEVNMTPINNIRNEYKDAFKAKHGGLGLGFMSFFTKAVTRALQLYPDVNSMMDGDYKIGYDFCDISIAVSGPKGLMVPVVRNAENLTFRGIEAEIKRLALRARDGQITVDDMTGGTFTITNGGVFGSMLSTPIINPPQSGILGMHNIIERPIAVNGKVEIHPMMYVALSYDHRIIDGRESVGFLVAVKEALENPVELLMNGDAKRALEL; encoded by the coding sequence ATGATTTTAGAAATGAAAGTCCCATCACCAGGGGAGTCAATAAAAGAAGTTGAGATTGCAACTTGGTTAGTAAAAGACGGAGATTATGTAGAAAAAGATCAAGCGATTGCTGAAGTTGATTCAGATAAAGCTACTCTTGAATTACCTGCTGAAATGAGCGGTGTAATTACTCTAAAAGCTGAAGAAGGTGATACAGTAGCAGTTGGCGCTGTGGTTTGTTTAATTGATACAGATGCTGCAAAACCAGCCGGAAGTGCAGCTCCAGCAGCAGAAGCTCCAAAAGCTGAGGCTCCTAAGGCAGAAGTAAAAACAGAAGCACCAAAAGCAGAAGCAGTTCAGGCTCCTGCAGCTACAAGTTATGCAGCGGGAACTCCATCACCGGCAGCCAGAAAAATATTAGACGAAAAAAATATTGCTCCATCAACAGTTACAGGAACTGGCAAAGGAGGAAGAATTACTAAAGATGATGCTGTAAACGCTGTACCTTCTATGGGAACTCCAACAGGAGGAAACCGTGGAACTGAGCGTACTAAATTATCTATGTTACGTCGTAAAGTAGCAGAAAGACTAGTTTCGGCTAAAAACGAAACAGCTATGCTTACTACTTTCAATGAAGTAAACATGACACCTATCAACAATATCCGTAACGAATACAAAGATGCTTTCAAAGCAAAACACGGCGGTCTTGGTTTAGGATTTATGTCATTCTTTACAAAAGCAGTTACAAGAGCTTTACAATTATATCCTGATGTTAACTCAATGATGGATGGTGATTACAAAATCGGATACGATTTTTGTGATATCTCTATCGCGGTTTCAGGACCAAAAGGTTTAATGGTTCCTGTTGTTCGTAATGCAGAAAACCTAACTTTCCGCGGTATCGAAGCTGAAATCAAAAGATTAGCTTTAAGAGCTCGTGATGGTCAGATTACAGTTGACGATATGACCGGAGGAACTTTCACAATCACAAACGGTGGTGTTTTCGGAAGTATGTTATCTACTCCAATCATCAACCCTCCTCAGTCAGGAATCTTAGGAATGCACAACATCATCGAGCGTCCTATTGCTGTAAACGGAAAAGTTGAGATTCACCCAATGATGTACGTGGCTCTTTCTTATGACCACAGAATCATTGACGGACGTGAGTCTGTTGGTTTCTTAGTGGCTGTAAAAGAAGCTTTAGAAAATCCTGTAGAATTATTGATGAACGGCGATGCTAAACGTGCTTTAGAATTGTAA
- a CDS encoding TonB-dependent receptor: MKPNFIISLLSLFFVLLSSTTAWAQEKAVIKGQISLSNNDAADNVSVVLKGTKIGTVTDSQGFYEIKNITPGNYTIRISAVGHTTKEENITVNEGESLTRNFIIINNSEQLEEIFVKGNANKYTKSESSYVSKMSIKNLENSQVYSVVTKDLMKDQLVVNQDEALKNVPGLYQLWASTGRVGDGGSFFASRGFITQSLLRNGIAGKITNNVDASNLERLESIKGPSATLFGSLLTSYGGLINRVTKKPYDRFGGEISYQSGSYGLNRLTADVNTSLNDDDTALLRINAAYNNANTFQDYGHTRSYFFAPSFSYKVNDKLTISIDAELSNVDASSMSLIYIPFDATPSSLGLYDAKDIKMNWKRSFTGDEFMMNTKTSNIFAQANYEMSDKWKSQTVLSTSSNQSVGPQTWFYLSGNNQMSRNAWNINGRDNIIEFQQNFNGEFELFGMKHRTLAGGDIYRLESKSGFGYLSGDINNIFKSDYDVVDYSASNANYYNFNPKNVDALFVNGYQYKAITSLTTYSAYAADVINVTDKLIVSAALRFDHFQNDGTFNPAANTKTGNYSQNALSPKFGLVYQIVKDQVSIFGNYQNSFKNVGFTMADVGGTAQLKAFDPEKANQFEGGVKINAFSNKVSATFSYYNIEVKDIVRAGVLANTNIQDGNQTSKGFEAEITANPISGLNFIFGYAFNNSKLNNANANVNGLRPETAGPENLINYWISYSLQTSKFKGLGIGFGGNYADKTFIYNKNVVNATTNATENQTFTLPSYAVVNAAIYYDQPKYRLSIKVNNLTDELYFNGYTTINVQAPRTFMGSVAYKF, translated from the coding sequence ATGAAACCTAATTTTATCATATCCCTTTTGAGTTTGTTCTTTGTTTTGTTATCCTCTACAACAGCATGGGCTCAGGAAAAAGCTGTTATCAAAGGGCAGATAAGTTTATCCAACAATGACGCGGCCGATAATGTTTCGGTAGTATTAAAAGGAACAAAAATAGGAACCGTAACAGACAGTCAGGGATTTTACGAAATCAAAAATATTACACCGGGAAATTACACCATCAGAATATCTGCTGTTGGGCATACCACAAAAGAAGAAAATATAACTGTAAATGAAGGAGAATCTTTAACAAGAAACTTTATCATCATCAATAATTCAGAGCAGTTAGAAGAAATTTTTGTAAAAGGAAACGCAAATAAATACACAAAATCTGAAAGTAGTTACGTTTCTAAAATGTCAATCAAAAATCTCGAAAACTCACAAGTTTACAGCGTAGTTACAAAAGATTTAATGAAAGACCAGCTGGTTGTAAATCAGGACGAAGCTTTAAAAAATGTTCCCGGTTTATACCAATTATGGGCTTCAACAGGACGTGTTGGCGATGGAGGATCATTCTTTGCTTCCCGCGGATTTATTACACAAAGTTTATTAAGAAACGGAATTGCTGGTAAAATAACCAATAATGTTGATGCTTCGAACTTAGAAAGATTAGAAAGCATCAAAGGGCCTTCTGCAACATTGTTCGGAAGTTTATTAACTTCTTACGGAGGTCTGATCAATCGTGTTACTAAAAAACCTTACGATCGTTTTGGTGGTGAAATCTCATATCAATCAGGAAGTTATGGTTTAAACCGATTAACTGCTGATGTAAATACTTCACTAAATGATGACGATACTGCATTGTTAAGAATCAATGCAGCTTACAATAACGCAAATACCTTTCAGGATTACGGGCATACAAGAAGCTATTTCTTCGCCCCATCATTCTCTTATAAAGTGAATGATAAATTAACAATCTCTATTGACGCAGAATTATCAAATGTTGATGCTTCTTCAATGTCGTTAATTTATATTCCGTTTGATGCAACTCCAAGCAGTTTAGGTTTATATGATGCCAAAGACATCAAAATGAACTGGAAAAGATCTTTTACAGGCGATGAATTCATGATGAATACCAAAACCAGCAACATTTTTGCACAGGCTAATTATGAGATGTCAGACAAATGGAAATCCCAAACGGTATTAAGCACTAGCTCAAACCAATCTGTAGGACCGCAAACTTGGTTCTACTTATCAGGAAATAATCAAATGTCTCGAAATGCATGGAACATTAACGGACGAGATAATATTATAGAATTCCAACAAAATTTCAATGGCGAATTTGAATTGTTTGGAATGAAACACAGAACTTTAGCTGGTGGTGATATTTATCGATTAGAAAGTAAAAGCGGATTTGGATACCTTAGCGGAGATATAAATAATATTTTTAAATCAGATTATGACGTAGTAGATTATAGTGCATCAAATGCAAACTACTATAATTTTAATCCGAAAAATGTTGATGCACTATTTGTAAATGGTTATCAATATAAAGCAATAACGTCTCTTACAACTTATAGTGCATATGCAGCTGATGTTATCAATGTTACTGACAAATTAATCGTTTCTGCGGCACTTCGTTTCGATCACTTCCAAAATGATGGAACTTTTAATCCAGCTGCAAATACAAAAACAGGAAATTATTCTCAGAACGCATTATCTCCGAAATTTGGTTTAGTTTATCAGATTGTAAAAGATCAGGTATCTATTTTTGGAAATTACCAAAACAGCTTTAAAAATGTTGGTTTTACAATGGCAGATGTTGGAGGAACAGCACAATTAAAGGCATTTGATCCTGAAAAAGCGAACCAGTTTGAAGGAGGAGTAAAAATAAATGCTTTTTCTAATAAAGTAAGTGCTACTTTTAGTTATTATAACATTGAAGTAAAAGATATTGTAAGAGCCGGAGTACTTGCAAATACCAATATACAGGATGGAAATCAAACCAGTAAAGGTTTTGAAGCTGAAATCACGGCAAATCCAATTTCAGGATTAAACTTCATTTTTGGATATGCTTTCAACAACAGTAAACTAAACAATGCAAATGCAAATGTAAACGGATTACGTCCTGAAACAGCAGGACCTGAGAATTTAATAAATTACTGGATCAGCTACAGTTTACAGACTTCTAAATTCAAAGGTTTAGGAATTGGTTTTGGAGGAAACTATGCTGACAAGACGTTTATTTACAACAAAAATGTAGTCAACGCAACAACCAATGCTACTGAAAATCAAACATTCACATTACCATCTTACGCTGTTGTAAATGCAGCTATTTATTACGATCAGCCAAAATACAGATTGTCAATAAAAGTAAATAACTTAACAGATGAATTATATTTTAACGGATATACTACAATAAATGTTCAGGCACCAAGAACATTCATGGGATCTGTTGCATATAAATTCTAA
- a CDS encoding PepSY-associated TM helix domain-containing protein produces the protein MNNRHYNIYFHTHTVSGIVISVALFVIFFAGSFSFFRDEIVNWERSESTAITKEIQLDYNKALKHLDEKYVLHGRNITISKPSIEERVGVYMEGTKDTLAPAKQKEGQYFYLNTKNFKTSTYEESYSLAELLYRLHFFAQIPYPVGYYLSGFVALFFLFAIVTGVLLHWNKIVSNFYIFRPKEKLKTLWTDAHTALGMIGLPFQFVYAVTGAFFMIKLLIVAPAVMALYKGDQDKLYKELEYTDADYKFENKKLANPFNINELVSKTKKNWSDFEITRVIIQNYGDVNMHLLVEGELLSNKKFTGIGKVVYRIADGKEIAKKDPVAQTTYLDVVKNVLYKIHFADYGGYALRIVSFILGIITCFVIISGVMIWLTARQKNNMPEKKRRFNAAVVRIYLAICLSMYPITALAFIGSKIFYPLSKSNLFALYFGGWLVLAIFFVIKKNDSFTNKFCLISGSILGFLIPVTNGIVTGDWFWNSFMQNKIQIFFIDVFWITLASISLYTAYHLKPKKAVS, from the coding sequence ATGAACAACCGTCATTATAATATCTATTTTCATACTCATACTGTCAGCGGTATCGTTATCAGTGTAGCTCTTTTTGTAATTTTCTTTGCTGGATCTTTTTCTTTTTTTAGAGACGAAATTGTCAATTGGGAAAGAAGTGAATCTACAGCAATTACAAAAGAGATTCAATTAGACTACAATAAAGCGCTAAAGCATCTGGATGAAAAATATGTTTTGCACGGCAGAAACATTACAATTTCCAAACCTTCAATTGAAGAAAGAGTTGGTGTTTATATGGAAGGAACCAAAGATACTTTGGCTCCAGCCAAACAAAAAGAAGGTCAATACTTTTATTTAAATACCAAAAATTTTAAAACTTCAACCTACGAAGAATCTTATTCGTTAGCTGAACTTTTGTACCGTTTACACTTTTTTGCTCAAATTCCGTATCCTGTTGGTTACTATTTATCTGGTTTTGTGGCATTATTTTTCTTATTTGCTATCGTCACTGGAGTTTTACTTCATTGGAACAAAATTGTCTCTAACTTTTACATTTTCCGTCCAAAAGAAAAATTAAAAACACTTTGGACAGATGCTCATACCGCATTAGGAATGATTGGTCTGCCTTTTCAATTTGTTTATGCAGTTACCGGTGCTTTCTTTATGATTAAACTGCTAATTGTTGCGCCGGCAGTAATGGCACTTTACAAAGGCGATCAAGACAAATTATATAAAGAATTAGAATATACTGATGCTGATTATAAATTTGAAAACAAAAAACTGGCTAATCCTTTTAACATTAATGAACTAGTTTCCAAAACCAAAAAGAACTGGTCCGATTTTGAAATTACTCGTGTCATTATTCAAAATTATGGTGATGTTAATATGCATCTTTTGGTTGAAGGGGAATTATTAAGTAATAAAAAATTCACCGGAATTGGTAAAGTCGTTTACAGAATTGCTGATGGAAAAGAAATCGCAAAAAAAGACCCCGTTGCCCAAACCACTTATTTGGATGTTGTAAAAAATGTGCTGTACAAAATTCACTTTGCCGATTATGGCGGATACGCATTAAGAATCGTAAGCTTCATTTTAGGAATTATCACCTGTTTTGTAATTATTTCAGGAGTTATGATCTGGCTTACAGCCCGACAAAAAAATAATATGCCGGAAAAGAAAAGACGATTCAATGCAGCTGTTGTCCGCATTTACCTTGCCATTTGTTTAAGCATGTACCCTATTACCGCTTTGGCTTTTATTGGAAGTAAAATTTTCTATCCCTTAAGTAAATCAAATTTGTTTGCTCTCTATTTTGGCGGATGGCTGGTGTTAGCAATATTCTTTGTTATTAAAAAGAATGATTCGTTTACTAATAAATTCTGTTTAATTTCAGGAAGCATTTTAGGATTCTTAATTCCTGTAACAAACGGAATTGTAACAGGAGACTGGTTTTGGAATTCATTCATGCAAAACAAAATTCAGATTTTCTTTATCGATGTTTTCTGGATTACTCTCGCTTCAATATCATTGTACACAGCCTATCATTTAAAACCAAAAAAAGCAGTTTCATAA
- a CDS encoding PepSY-associated TM helix domain-containing protein, whose translation MGFKTKIRFLHKWLGLISGLIVFIVCITGCIFCFHDEIKDITRKEWRLVEPQNKAFIPPSELQQKAKEAAPKNKASMVAYYGKNRSAIVYTYSDTDNLYLYFNPYTGKYLKTENPETDFFIIVEYIHLYLLLPDYIGKHIIGGATIIFILLLISGIIQWWPKRKSDIKRSFTIKWSAKWRRVNYDWHNTSGFYISLIVLILAITGLTFTYEWVGDGIYKTFNFGGDKEAETKLPVIDTTKFKANSITAIDKAFEQTMKLQPEAEMFFVMIPQQKGDVVSTGAYPHTLRYDQQSNYYFHPSDGKLIESQTFDKKSLGLQVVEMNYGIHTGQVLDLPGKIIAFSVSLIASALPVTGFIIWFGRNKKNKDTKKPLR comes from the coding sequence ATGGGATTTAAAACTAAAATTCGTTTTCTACATAAATGGCTCGGATTAATTTCCGGGCTAATTGTTTTTATAGTATGCATCACAGGCTGTATCTTTTGTTTTCATGATGAAATAAAAGACATTACCAGAAAAGAATGGCGCTTGGTTGAACCTCAAAACAAAGCATTCATCCCTCCTTCTGAATTGCAGCAAAAAGCAAAAGAAGCTGCACCAAAAAACAAAGCCAGTATGGTGGCGTACTACGGAAAAAACCGCTCGGCTATTGTATATACGTATTCAGATACTGACAATCTGTATCTTTACTTTAATCCATACACCGGCAAATATTTAAAAACCGAAAATCCGGAAACTGATTTCTTTATTATTGTCGAATACATTCATTTATATCTGCTTCTTCCTGATTATATCGGAAAACATATTATTGGCGGTGCAACCATCATTTTCATTCTGTTATTAATTTCAGGAATAATTCAGTGGTGGCCAAAAAGAAAAAGCGACATTAAAAGAAGTTTCACCATAAAATGGTCTGCAAAATGGCGCAGGGTTAATTATGACTGGCACAATACTTCCGGTTTTTACATTTCTCTAATTGTCCTTATTCTGGCAATTACCGGTTTAACTTTTACTTACGAATGGGTTGGCGACGGAATTTACAAAACCTTCAATTTTGGCGGAGATAAAGAAGCCGAAACCAAATTACCTGTAATTGACACCACCAAATTCAAAGCAAATTCAATTACTGCAATTGACAAAGCTTTTGAGCAGACTATGAAATTACAGCCTGAAGCCGAAATGTTTTTTGTGATGATACCGCAGCAAAAAGGAGATGTTGTAAGTACAGGCGCTTATCCGCATACCTTACGATACGATCAGCAGAGTAATTATTATTTTCATCCTTCAGACGGAAAATTAATTGAAAGCCAGACTTTCGATAAAAAAAGTTTAGGGCTGCAGGTTGTAGAAATGAATTATGGAATCCATACAGGGCAGGTTTTAGACCTGCCCGGAAAAATTATTGCATTTTCTGTCAGTTTAATTGCTTCTGCCCTGCCTGTAACGGGATTTATAATTTGGTTTGGACGAAATAAGAAAAATAAAGACACAAAAAAACCGCTCAGATAA
- a CDS encoding toxin-antitoxin system YwqK family antitoxin yields MKKSVILAAVLFSGILAAQEVKPELEAAGNKVKATYYYENGKVQQEGFFKDGKLDGVWVSYDVNGNKKAVGEYTDGVKTGKWIFFNENNLSEVAFVDNKISSIKNLQKNALANRN; encoded by the coding sequence ATGAAAAAGAGTGTAATTTTAGCTGCAGTTTTGTTCTCAGGAATTTTAGCTGCACAAGAAGTAAAGCCTGAATTAGAAGCTGCTGGAAACAAGGTAAAAGCTACGTATTACTATGAAAATGGTAAAGTGCAGCAAGAAGGCTTTTTTAAAGATGGTAAATTAGACGGTGTTTGGGTATCTTATGACGTAAATGGAAATAAAAAAGCTGTTGGAGAATATACAGACGGAGTTAAAACCGGAAAATGGATTTTCTTTAATGAAAATAACTTAAGCGAAGTTGCTTTTGTAGACAACAAAATCAGCTCAATTAAAAATTTGCAGAAAAACGCATTAGCAAACAGAAATTAA
- a CDS encoding TlpA family protein disulfide reductase — MKNLFITGLLIFSTFSVMGQTQNQIKFTAKIANRNSDTLVIRGRNNFVQVIPINNKEVFAANFEAPKGFYMFSDGRESSNLYLKPNAEINLTMNAREFDETIVFNGKGVNESNFLAQQALKDEKFQNEAFTKEPAAFASLLETKKKTDLESLEKGDFDPEFKTALKMSFESFSQYAAQEYERAFQANKMTGKASPEFNYENYKGGTTKLADLKGKYVYIDLWATWCAPCRAEIPYLQKMEEKYHGKNIEFVSISIDKAKDHEKWKKFVADKNLGGVQLFADKDWESEFVMSYGVTGIPRFILIDPKGNIVSSDASRPSDPQLEQQLNGLLK, encoded by the coding sequence ATGAAAAATCTTTTTATTACAGGTCTGTTGATTTTTAGCACTTTTAGCGTTATGGGTCAAACTCAGAATCAAATAAAATTTACGGCGAAAATTGCAAACAGAAACAGTGATACTTTAGTAATTAGAGGGCGAAATAACTTTGTTCAGGTTATTCCAATTAATAATAAGGAAGTTTTTGCTGCCAATTTTGAAGCTCCGAAGGGTTTTTACATGTTTTCTGACGGAAGGGAATCTTCTAATTTGTATTTAAAACCAAATGCAGAAATCAACTTAACAATGAATGCCAGAGAATTTGATGAAACTATTGTATTTAATGGTAAAGGGGTAAACGAAAGCAACTTTTTGGCGCAGCAGGCATTAAAAGATGAGAAATTTCAAAATGAAGCTTTTACTAAAGAACCGGCTGCATTTGCATCACTTTTAGAAACAAAAAAGAAAACAGATTTAGAAAGTTTAGAAAAAGGTGATTTTGATCCTGAATTTAAAACAGCATTAAAAATGAGCTTTGAGAGTTTCAGCCAGTATGCTGCTCAGGAATATGAAAGAGCTTTTCAGGCAAATAAAATGACAGGAAAAGCATCTCCGGAATTTAATTATGAAAATTATAAAGGAGGAACCACTAAACTTGCTGATCTAAAAGGCAAATATGTTTATATCGATCTTTGGGCAACCTGGTGTGCACCATGCCGTGCTGAAATCCCGTATCTGCAAAAAATGGAAGAAAAATATCATGGGAAGAATATTGAGTTTGTAAGCATTTCGATTGATAAAGCGAAAGATCATGAAAAATGGAAAAAATTTGTTGCGGATAAAAATTTAGGAGGCGTTCAGTTATTTGCAGATAAGGACTGGGAATCTGAGTTTGTTATGAGTTATGGCGTAACGGGAATTCCGAGGTTTATTCTAATTGATCCTAAAGGAAATATAGTGAGTTCTGATGCTTCAAGACCTTCAGACCCACAGCTTGAGCAGCAGTTAAACGGCTTATTGAAGTAA
- the aspS gene encoding aspartate--tRNA ligase has product MYRSHNCGELNASNINTEVTLAGWVQKSRDKGFMNWVDLRDRYGITQLIFDESRTDKTVFELAKTLGREFVIQVKGTVIEREAKNKNIPTGEIEILVSELTILNSALTPPFTIEDETDGGEDIRMKYRYLDIRRNPVKNSLLFRHKVAMEVRKYLSDLDFCEVETPYLIKSTPEGARDFVVPSRMNEGQFYALPQSPQTFKQLLMVGGMDKYFQIVKCFRDEDLRADRQPEFTQIDCEMAFVEQEDILNVFEGLTRHLLKEIKGIEVDKFPRITYDYAMKTYGNDKPDIRFGMKFGELNQFAQHKEFPVFNAAELVVGIAVPGAGNYTRKEIDGLIDWVKRPQVGASGMVYVKCNEDGTYKSSVDKFYDQDDLTNWAKATEANPGDMIFVLSGPANKTRAQLSALRMELAARLGLRNPEEFAPLWVVDFPLLELDEESGRYHAMHHPFTSPKPEDMALLETEPGKVRANAYDMVLNGNEIGGGSIRIHDKATQQLMFKYLGFTEEEAKAQFGFLMDAFQFGAPPHGGLAFGLDRLVAILGGQETIRDFIAFPKNNSGRDVMIDAPAAIDDAQLKELRIKIDTI; this is encoded by the coding sequence ATGTATAGAAGTCATAATTGCGGCGAACTAAACGCTTCAAATATTAATACCGAAGTTACACTTGCGGGATGGGTTCAAAAATCACGCGATAAAGGATTTATGAACTGGGTCGATCTACGCGACCGTTACGGAATTACTCAACTTATTTTTGACGAAAGCCGTACAGATAAAACCGTTTTTGAATTAGCCAAAACTCTTGGACGTGAATTCGTAATTCAGGTAAAAGGAACCGTTATTGAGCGTGAAGCAAAAAACAAAAACATTCCGACTGGCGAAATTGAAATTTTAGTTTCTGAATTAACGATTTTAAATTCTGCTTTAACACCTCCTTTTACAATTGAAGATGAAACTGACGGTGGTGAAGATATCAGAATGAAATACCGTTATTTGGATATTCGTAGAAATCCTGTAAAAAACAGTTTACTATTCCGTCACAAAGTAGCGATGGAAGTTCGTAAATATTTATCTGATTTAGATTTCTGTGAAGTTGAAACACCTTACTTGATTAAATCTACTCCTGAAGGGGCAAGAGATTTCGTTGTGCCAAGCCGTATGAACGAAGGACAGTTTTACGCATTGCCGCAATCTCCACAGACTTTCAAACAATTATTGATGGTGGGTGGAATGGATAAATATTTCCAGATTGTAAAATGTTTCCGTGACGAAGATTTACGTGCAGACCGTCAGCCTGAGTTTACTCAGATCGACTGCGAAATGGCGTTTGTAGAGCAGGAAGACATTTTAAATGTATTTGAGGGCTTAACAAGACATTTATTAAAAGAAATTAAAGGCATCGAAGTAGATAAATTTCCAAGAATTACCTACGATTATGCCATGAAAACATACGGAAATGACAAACCGGACATTCGTTTCGGAATGAAGTTTGGTGAATTGAACCAATTTGCACAGCACAAGGAATTCCCTGTATTCAATGCAGCTGAATTAGTTGTTGGAATTGCCGTTCCGGGAGCAGGAAATTACACTCGTAAAGAAATCGACGGATTAATTGACTGGGTGAAGCGTCCGCAAGTTGGAGCATCAGGAATGGTTTACGTAAAATGTAACGAAGACGGAACCTATAAATCATCTGTAGATAAATTCTACGATCAGGATGATTTAACAAACTGGGCAAAAGCAACAGAAGCAAATCCTGGCGATATGATTTTTGTACTTTCTGGTCCTGCAAACAAAACACGCGCACAACTTTCAGCTTTACGTATGGAATTAGCAGCTCGTTTAGGTTTGCGTAATCCTGAAGAATTTGCTCCACTTTGGGTTGTAGATTTCCCATTATTAGAATTGGATGAAGAAAGCGGTCGTTACCACGCAATGCACCATCCATTTACTTCTCCAAAACCGGAAGACATGGCTTTACTGGAAACAGAACCTGGAAAAGTTCGCGCAAACGCATACGATATGGTTTTAAACGGAAACGAAATTGGAGGTGGATCTATTCGTATTCACGATAAGGCAACACAACAGTTAATGTTTAAATATTTAGGATTTACTGAAGAAGAAGCAAAGGCACAATTTGGGTTCCTAATGGATGCTTTTCAGTTTGGAGCACCGCCTCACGGAGGATTAGCATTTGGTCTTGACAGGCTGGTTGCCATTTTAGGAGGTCAGGAAACCATCAGAGACTTTATCGCATTCCCTAAAAACAATTCGGGACGTGACGTTATGATTGATGCTCCTGCAGCAATTGATGATGCGCAGTTAAAAGAACTTCGTATTAAAATTGACACTATATAA
- a CDS encoding cold-shock protein encodes MRTGTVKFFNESKGYGFITDEETGKDIFVHASGINAEELREGDRVSYEEEEGRKGKVAAKVAVI; translated from the coding sequence ATGCGTACAGGTACAGTAAAATTTTTCAATGAATCTAAAGGTTATGGATTCATTACAGACGAAGAAACAGGAAAGGACATCTTCGTTCACGCTTCAGGAATTAACGCGGAAGAATTACGCGAAGGTGACCGTGTAAGCTATGAAGAAGAAGAAGGAAGAAAAGGGAAAGTTGCTGCTAAAGTAGCAGTAATCTAA